The Amphiura filiformis unplaced genomic scaffold, Afil_fr2py scaffold_188, whole genome shotgun sequence genome includes a region encoding these proteins:
- the LOC140145266 gene encoding uncharacterized protein produces MKGVVIAYVILFSAVIINSVWAWDSWESSDSSWGGASPYISATTGCSGFLCPNNGWCISALWKCDGDNDCGDYSDEQSCPTVAPLQNEISLIGKPTSQSSTHASQGTSDHAVDGNTNGYYFSESCTHTAFNNVGNPWWAVDMQQDECVDKVVLYNRADCCEERLEGAIGTSRIQP; encoded by the exons ATGAAGGGGGTTGTCATTGCGTACGTGATCCTTTTTTCTGCCGTTATTATAAATTCAGTTTGGGCCTGGGACTCCTGGGAGTCCTCAGACTCCTCCTGGG GGGGTGCAAGCCCATACATCTCGGCGACGACAGGATGTAGCGGATTTCTCTGTCCCAATAATGGATGGTGCATATCCGCGCTTTGGAAATGCGATGGTGATAATGATTGTGGAGACTACTCTGATGAGCAATCTTGTCCTACAG TTGCTCCACTCCAGAATGAAATTTCCCTGATCGGCAAACCTACCAGCCAAAGTTCTACACACGCTTCCCAGGGCACCTCTGACCACGCAGTGGATGGCAACACCAACGGATATTATTTCTCTGAGTCTTGCACACATACAG CATTTAATAATGTAGGCAACCCTTGGTGGGCCGTTGACATGCAGCAAGATGAATGTGTTGATAAAGTTGTCCTCTACAACAGAGCCGATTGCTGTG AAGAGCGACTTGAAGGGGCCATAGGTACGAGTAGGATCCAACCCTGA